Proteins encoded in a region of the Leifsonia sp. PS1209 genome:
- a CDS encoding CGNR zinc finger domain-containing protein, translating to MRTNAVELGADLLVDFLNTYDVEDGVDAIDDVAGFAAWAEARGVEPGDMEEARRVRDALRSVIDGDAAALPSVELQTTCGERAVGLTARTAAQAAVASSVILSIQGRLERVKLCGADDCRWAFYDKSRNGSRTWCSMGVCGNRQKARTYRSKATDAEADTDAADATDARGGTPA from the coding sequence GTCGACTTCCTCAACACCTACGACGTCGAAGACGGCGTCGACGCGATCGACGACGTCGCCGGATTCGCCGCCTGGGCGGAGGCGCGCGGCGTCGAGCCGGGCGACATGGAGGAGGCCAGGCGGGTGCGGGATGCGCTGCGCTCCGTGATCGACGGAGACGCAGCAGCCCTCCCGTCGGTCGAGCTGCAGACCACCTGCGGGGAGCGCGCCGTCGGCCTCACCGCCCGCACCGCGGCGCAGGCGGCGGTCGCGAGCTCGGTCATCCTGAGCATCCAGGGCAGGCTCGAACGCGTGAAGCTGTGCGGGGCGGACGACTGCCGCTGGGCGTTCTACGACAAGTCGCGCAACGGATCACGCACCTGGTGCAGCATGGGCGTCTGCGGCAACAGGCAGAAGGCGCGCACCTACCGCTCGAAGGCGACGGATGCGGAAGCCGACACCGACGCCGCTGACGCTACCGACGCTCGGGGTGGAACGCCCGCTTGA
- a CDS encoding lysophospholipid acyltransferase family protein: MTQTAPDDGTTEVKKPGFVYLLGRSVIGPVARLLYRPTIIGRKNVPRTGKIILASNHLSFIDSIVIPLMAPRRVQFLAKSHYFEGTGFKGWVSRTFFTAIGAVGVERGAGQAAQDALDQSKRIIDTGAAFALYPEGTRSLDGRLYKGRTGVAWLALTTGALVVPVGLIGTNELQPVGSKVPRIRKFTVKFGEPIDVSTYGSAESGRARRQATDEIMAAIHGLTGQELAERYNEAPPANAVERVKRAFHPERR; the protein is encoded by the coding sequence GTGACACAGACCGCACCCGACGATGGGACGACCGAGGTGAAGAAGCCCGGTTTCGTCTACCTGCTCGGGCGCTCGGTCATCGGGCCCGTCGCCCGGCTGCTCTACCGGCCGACGATCATCGGCCGCAAGAACGTGCCGCGCACCGGCAAGATCATCCTGGCGAGCAACCACCTGTCGTTCATCGACAGCATCGTCATCCCGCTGATGGCTCCGCGGCGCGTGCAGTTCCTCGCCAAGTCGCACTACTTCGAGGGCACCGGTTTCAAGGGCTGGGTGTCCCGCACGTTCTTCACGGCGATCGGAGCCGTCGGCGTCGAGCGCGGCGCAGGGCAGGCCGCTCAGGATGCGCTGGACCAGTCCAAGCGGATCATCGACACCGGAGCGGCGTTCGCGCTGTACCCGGAGGGCACGCGCTCGCTCGACGGACGTCTGTACAAGGGGCGGACGGGCGTCGCCTGGCTCGCCCTCACCACGGGCGCACTGGTCGTGCCGGTGGGCCTGATCGGCACGAACGAGTTGCAGCCGGTGGGCTCGAAGGTGCCGCGCATCCGGAAGTTCACGGTGAAGTTCGGCGAGCCGATCGACGTGAGCACGTACGGGTCGGCGGAGTCTGGTCGCGCTCGCCGTCAGGCGACGGACGAGATCATGGCGGCCATCCACGGGCTCACGGGGCAGGAGCTGGCCGAGCGGTACAACGAGGCTCCCCCGGCCAACGCGGTCGAGCGCGTCAAGCGGGCGTTCCACCCCGAGCGTCGGTAG
- a CDS encoding aminotransferase class III-fold pyridoxal phosphate-dependent enzyme yields the protein MEHMTREFSVPQTRNLVTALPGPRSIELQERRVASVSRGAGTLANIYMESGSGAILVDVDGNRLIDLGCGIGVTTIGHAHPEVAAAAFEQASKLTHTLFTVTPYENYVRVAEKLAEITPGDFEKHSILVNSGAEAVENAVKIARKFTGRRAIATLDHAFHGRTNLTMAMTYRPWPERAGMGPFPGEIYSVPISYPFRDPEGMTGEEAAERTIDYINTHIGATELAALFVEPIQGDGGIIIPAPGYFKRLSEFCTENGIVFVADEIQAGIGRTGTWYSIEHHGVVPDLVTSAKGIAGGFPLAAVTGRAEIMDAVQPGGIGGTFGGNPVSTAAALAVFDVFEKEDLLAEAQRVEKALWARIGDWADRFAVVGEVRGKGAMFGVELVIPGTKTPNPDALKAILAHATANGVIPLDAGSWDSVLRLLPSVVISEELIDDAASVIEEALATFG from the coding sequence ATGGAACACATGACTCGCGAATTCTCGGTCCCGCAGACCCGCAACCTCGTCACCGCTCTTCCCGGCCCTCGCTCCATCGAGCTGCAGGAGCGCAGGGTCGCGTCGGTCAGCCGCGGGGCGGGCACCCTCGCGAACATCTACATGGAGTCCGGCTCCGGCGCGATCCTGGTCGACGTCGACGGCAACAGGCTGATCGACCTCGGCTGCGGCATCGGCGTCACGACCATCGGTCACGCGCATCCCGAGGTCGCCGCCGCCGCGTTCGAGCAGGCGTCGAAACTCACGCACACCCTGTTCACGGTCACGCCGTACGAGAACTACGTGCGCGTCGCCGAGAAGCTGGCCGAGATCACCCCCGGCGACTTCGAGAAGCACAGCATCCTGGTCAACTCGGGTGCGGAGGCCGTCGAGAACGCGGTGAAGATCGCCCGCAAGTTCACCGGCCGCCGCGCCATCGCCACGCTCGATCACGCCTTCCACGGCCGCACCAACCTGACGATGGCGATGACGTACCGCCCCTGGCCGGAGCGCGCGGGCATGGGCCCGTTCCCCGGCGAGATCTACAGCGTGCCGATCAGCTACCCGTTCCGCGACCCGGAGGGGATGACGGGCGAGGAGGCGGCAGAGCGCACCATCGACTACATCAACACCCACATCGGAGCCACCGAGCTGGCGGCGCTGTTCGTCGAGCCGATCCAGGGCGACGGCGGCATCATCATCCCGGCCCCCGGATACTTCAAGCGGCTGTCCGAGTTCTGCACGGAGAACGGCATCGTCTTCGTCGCCGACGAGATCCAGGCGGGTATCGGCCGAACGGGCACGTGGTACTCGATCGAGCACCACGGCGTCGTCCCCGACCTCGTCACGAGCGCCAAGGGCATCGCGGGCGGCTTCCCGCTCGCGGCGGTCACCGGCCGCGCCGAGATCATGGATGCTGTGCAGCCGGGCGGCATCGGAGGAACGTTCGGCGGCAACCCGGTCTCCACCGCGGCAGCGCTCGCCGTCTTCGATGTCTTCGAGAAAGAGGACCTGCTCGCCGAGGCGCAGCGGGTCGAGAAGGCGCTCTGGGCGCGCATCGGCGACTGGGCGGACCGCTTCGCCGTGGTCGGCGAGGTGCGCGGCAAGGGCGCGATGTTCGGCGTCGAGCTGGTCATCCCAGGCACGAAGACCCCGAACCCGGATGCGCTGAAGGCGATCCTCGCGCACGCGACCGCGAACGGCGTCATCCCGCTCGACGCCGGAAGCTGGGACAGCGTGTTGCGCCTGCTGCCGTCGGTCGTCATCAGCGAGGAGCTGATCGACGACGCGGCGTCCGTGATCGAAGAAGCCCTCGCCACCTTCGGCTGA
- a CDS encoding FKBP-type peptidyl-prolyl cis-trans isomerase, with protein sequence MRKTLSIVTAALVVAGLAACSSGAPSSPTPDANGCLNIQPGDASKSITVDGKFGATPKVTIPTPLKTTDIERTVVIKGNGAVVKGGDSIGIALVAYNGTTGKELTPAAGFDGQPAQSIKVDDKAFVPGLVRAVECLPLKSRVVLTSTTKEAFGDADVSSLKLKASDPVVFVADLVEKEPTRATGKSVTPPEGFPTVKLAKDGAPTVTIPKTDPPTETKIGVLKQGDGAEVKATDTVTIQYSGLLWRNGQVFDSTWAKGQAYSGVASQFVPGFTKALVGQKVGSQIIAIIPPADGYGSKGNGDIKGTDTMVFVVDILKAVS encoded by the coding sequence GTGCGCAAAACTCTCTCGATCGTCACCGCCGCCCTCGTCGTGGCCGGGCTCGCCGCCTGCAGCTCGGGGGCGCCGAGTAGTCCGACACCGGATGCGAACGGGTGCCTGAACATCCAGCCGGGTGACGCGTCGAAGTCGATCACCGTGGATGGGAAGTTCGGTGCGACGCCGAAGGTCACCATCCCGACGCCGCTGAAGACCACGGACATCGAGCGCACCGTCGTGATCAAGGGCAACGGAGCAGTGGTCAAGGGCGGAGACAGCATCGGCATCGCGCTGGTCGCATACAACGGCACCACCGGCAAGGAGCTGACCCCCGCCGCCGGTTTCGACGGCCAGCCGGCGCAGTCGATCAAGGTGGACGACAAGGCGTTCGTCCCTGGGCTCGTCCGCGCCGTCGAGTGCCTGCCGCTCAAGTCGCGCGTCGTGCTCACCTCCACCACCAAGGAGGCCTTCGGCGATGCGGACGTCTCGTCGCTCAAGCTCAAGGCCAGCGACCCTGTCGTCTTCGTCGCCGACCTCGTTGAGAAAGAGCCGACCAGGGCCACCGGCAAGTCCGTCACTCCGCCTGAGGGCTTCCCGACGGTGAAGCTCGCGAAGGATGGCGCGCCGACGGTCACTATCCCGAAGACCGACCCGCCCACCGAGACGAAGATCGGCGTCCTCAAGCAGGGCGACGGCGCAGAGGTGAAGGCCACCGACACGGTCACCATCCAGTACTCCGGCCTGCTCTGGCGCAATGGCCAGGTCTTCGACTCCACATGGGCGAAGGGGCAGGCATACTCCGGCGTCGCCTCCCAGTTCGTCCCCGGATTCACCAAGGCTCTCGTCGGCCAGAAGGTCGGCTCGCAGATCATCGCGATCATCCCGCCCGCCGACGGCTACGGAAGCAAGGGCAACGGCGACATCAAGGGCACGGACACGATGGTGTTCGTGGTCGACATCCTGAAGGCCGTGAGCTAG
- a CDS encoding 1-deoxy-D-xylulose-5-phosphate reductoisomerase — MRRVIILGSTGSIGTQALDVIQANPDRFTVVGLTAGSNADELAAQAERFGVRETALGADDSERLVRGVEADVVLNGITGSVGLGPTLAALETGASLALANKESLIVGGALVKAAAAPGQIVPVDSEHSAIAQALRSGTHSEVRRLVLTASGGPFRGRSRASLADVTPGEALAHPTWDMGLVVTTNSSTLVNKGLEVIEAHLLFDVPYDRIEVTVHPQSVIHSMVEFVDGSTIAQASSPDMRLPISLGLDWPNRVPGVGVPLDWTAAHSWTFEPLDAEAFPAVALAKRVGEAGETYPAVFNAANEQAVAAFHAGAIGYLDIVDTVERVVEAHRPAGELTRESLAEAERWARDAADRLIAAA; from the coding sequence GTGCGCAGAGTCATCATCCTCGGTTCCACCGGTTCGATCGGCACCCAAGCCCTCGACGTCATCCAGGCGAACCCCGACCGCTTCACCGTGGTCGGGCTCACCGCCGGCAGCAACGCGGACGAGCTCGCCGCGCAGGCCGAGCGGTTCGGGGTGCGGGAGACCGCGCTCGGGGCCGACGACTCCGAGCGGCTGGTGCGCGGCGTCGAGGCCGATGTCGTGCTCAACGGGATCACCGGCTCCGTCGGCCTGGGCCCGACGCTCGCCGCGCTGGAGACGGGCGCGAGCCTGGCACTCGCCAACAAGGAGTCGCTGATCGTGGGCGGAGCGCTCGTGAAGGCGGCGGCCGCCCCTGGGCAGATCGTCCCCGTCGACTCCGAGCACTCCGCCATCGCGCAGGCGCTGCGTTCCGGCACGCACAGCGAGGTGCGGCGGCTGGTGCTGACCGCATCCGGTGGGCCGTTCCGGGGCAGAAGCCGCGCATCCCTCGCGGACGTCACCCCCGGGGAGGCGCTCGCGCACCCCACCTGGGACATGGGACTCGTCGTCACCACGAACTCGTCGACCCTGGTCAACAAGGGGCTCGAAGTGATCGAGGCGCACCTGCTGTTCGATGTGCCGTACGACAGGATCGAGGTGACGGTGCACCCGCAGTCCGTCATCCACTCGATGGTGGAGTTCGTGGACGGCTCGACCATCGCGCAGGCTTCTTCTCCGGACATGCGGCTCCCGATCTCGCTCGGCCTCGACTGGCCGAACCGGGTGCCGGGCGTCGGCGTCCCCCTCGACTGGACCGCCGCGCACAGCTGGACCTTCGAGCCGCTCGACGCCGAGGCGTTCCCCGCCGTCGCGCTGGCGAAACGCGTCGGAGAGGCGGGGGAGACGTACCCGGCCGTGTTCAACGCCGCGAACGAGCAGGCCGTCGCCGCCTTCCACGCCGGGGCCATCGGCTACCTCGACATCGTCGACACCGTCGAACGGGTGGTGGAGGCGCACCGCCCGGCCGGCGAGCTCACCCGCGAGAGCCTCGCGGAGGCCGAGCGCTGGGCGCGGGATGCCGCCGACCGGTTGATCGCCGCCGCATAG
- a CDS encoding site-2 protease family protein: protein MESVLLFVLGVVIILAGVALSIALHEIGHLVPAKLFGVKVTQYMIGFGKTLFSFRRGETEYGVKAIPLGGYISMIGMFPPGKEGGSGRNATTGFMQSMAQDARSASAETVLVGEENRTFYKLPVWKRIIIMFGGPFMNLLIGVVLFGVLLMGFGTAQQSTTVATVSQCVIASNSARQTCAADDPTAPAAAAGIKPGDTIVSIDGTPITSWAQSTKIIRESADRTLSVVVTRDGAQKTLALTPKTNTVAKTDASGAVVKDADGKVATLTAGFAGIGSLQKLVPQPITSVLPAVGAQTGAVVGVIIHLPQRMVDVWNAAFGSGERDPNGPVSLVGIGRAAGELTALDGVPVIDKVYSMIGILASLNIALFVFNLIPLLPLDGGHIAGAAWEGIRRTFAKLFKRRDPGPVDMAKLMPLTFAVVIVLGGMSVLLMYADIVKPINLFG from the coding sequence GTGGAATCCGTGCTGCTCTTCGTCCTCGGCGTCGTCATCATCCTGGCGGGCGTCGCACTGTCGATCGCGCTGCACGAGATCGGCCACCTCGTGCCGGCGAAGCTGTTCGGCGTCAAGGTGACGCAGTACATGATCGGCTTCGGCAAGACGCTGTTCTCGTTCCGTCGCGGCGAGACGGAGTACGGCGTGAAGGCCATCCCGCTCGGCGGCTACATCTCCATGATCGGGATGTTCCCCCCTGGCAAGGAGGGCGGCTCCGGCCGCAACGCCACCACCGGGTTCATGCAGTCGATGGCCCAGGATGCGCGGTCGGCGAGCGCAGAGACCGTGCTCGTCGGCGAGGAGAACCGCACCTTCTACAAGCTGCCGGTGTGGAAGCGCATCATCATCATGTTCGGCGGACCGTTCATGAACCTCCTCATCGGCGTCGTGCTGTTCGGCGTGCTGCTGATGGGCTTCGGCACCGCGCAGCAGTCGACGACGGTGGCGACCGTGAGCCAGTGTGTCATCGCGTCGAACAGCGCGCGCCAGACCTGCGCGGCCGACGATCCCACCGCACCGGCCGCCGCGGCGGGCATCAAGCCGGGCGACACCATTGTGAGCATCGACGGCACGCCGATCACCAGCTGGGCGCAGTCCACCAAGATCATCCGCGAGTCCGCCGACCGCACCCTCTCCGTCGTCGTCACGCGCGATGGGGCGCAGAAGACTCTGGCCCTCACCCCCAAGACCAACACAGTCGCCAAGACCGACGCATCCGGTGCCGTCGTCAAGGACGCGGACGGCAAGGTCGCAACGCTCACGGCCGGATTCGCCGGCATCGGGTCGCTGCAGAAGCTGGTGCCGCAGCCGATCACCTCGGTGCTCCCCGCCGTCGGGGCGCAGACCGGAGCGGTCGTCGGCGTGATCATCCACCTGCCGCAGCGCATGGTCGACGTCTGGAACGCGGCGTTCGGCTCGGGGGAGCGCGACCCGAACGGGCCGGTGAGCCTGGTCGGAATCGGGCGGGCGGCCGGAGAGCTCACGGCGCTCGACGGCGTACCGGTGATCGACAAGGTGTACTCGATGATCGGGATCCTGGCGTCCCTGAACATCGCCCTGTTCGTCTTCAACCTCATCCCGTTGCTCCCGCTCGACGGCGGACACATCGCCGGGGCGGCGTGGGAGGGCATCCGGCGCACGTTCGCGAAGCTGTTCAAGCGTCGCGACCCCGGGCCCGTCGACATGGCCAAGCTGATGCCGCTGACCTTCGCGGTCGTGATCGTCCTCGGCGGGATGAGCGTGCTGCTGATGTACGCGGACATCGTCAAGCCGATCAACCTGTTCGGCTAG
- the ispG gene encoding flavodoxin-dependent (E)-4-hydroxy-3-methylbut-2-enyl-diphosphate synthase, producing the protein MAAINLGMPKVPETLAPRRKSRQIKVGKVLVGGDAPISVQSMTTTPTTNINATLQQIAELTASGCDIVRVAVPSRDDAEALPIIAKKSQIPVIADIHFQPNYVYAAIDAGCAAVRVNPGNIRKFDDQVGKIAAAAKAAGVSLRIGVNAGSLEPSLLQKYGKATPEALVESAVWEASLFEEHDFHDFKISVKHNDPIVMVKAYRQLAERGDWPLHLGVTEAGPEFQGTIKSATAFGILLSEGIGDTIRVSLSAPPAQEVKVGLQILQSLNLRERKLEIVSCPSCGRAQVDVYKLANDVTSGLEGMSVPLRVAVMGCVVNGPGEAREADLGVASGNGKGQIFVKGEVIKTVPEAEIVQTLIAEANRLAAEMPDVTSGEPTVTVGAH; encoded by the coding sequence GTGGCAGCAATCAACCTGGGGATGCCGAAGGTTCCCGAAACACTCGCACCCCGACGCAAGTCCCGTCAGATCAAGGTCGGCAAGGTCCTCGTCGGCGGCGACGCCCCGATCAGCGTCCAGTCGATGACCACGACGCCGACCACCAACATCAACGCGACCCTGCAGCAGATCGCCGAGCTCACCGCATCCGGATGCGACATCGTCCGGGTGGCCGTGCCGAGCCGCGACGACGCGGAGGCGCTGCCGATCATCGCGAAGAAGAGCCAGATCCCGGTCATCGCGGACATCCACTTCCAGCCCAACTACGTCTACGCGGCCATCGACGCCGGATGTGCGGCCGTGCGCGTCAACCCGGGCAACATCCGCAAGTTCGACGACCAGGTCGGCAAGATCGCCGCAGCCGCCAAGGCAGCGGGCGTCTCGCTCCGCATCGGCGTCAACGCCGGATCGCTCGAACCCAGCCTGCTGCAGAAGTACGGCAAGGCCACCCCGGAGGCGCTCGTCGAGAGCGCGGTCTGGGAGGCGAGCCTGTTCGAGGAGCACGACTTCCACGACTTCAAGATCTCGGTCAAGCACAACGACCCGATCGTGATGGTCAAGGCGTACCGCCAGCTCGCCGAGCGCGGCGACTGGCCCCTGCACCTCGGTGTCACGGAGGCCGGGCCGGAGTTCCAGGGCACGATCAAGTCGGCGACGGCGTTCGGCATCCTGCTCTCCGAGGGCATCGGCGACACGATCCGCGTCTCGCTCTCCGCTCCTCCCGCGCAGGAGGTCAAGGTCGGCCTGCAGATCCTGCAGTCGCTCAACCTCCGCGAGCGCAAGCTCGAGATCGTCTCCTGCCCGAGCTGCGGACGTGCCCAGGTGGATGTGTACAAGCTCGCCAACGACGTCACCTCCGGCCTCGAGGGCATGAGCGTCCCGCTGCGTGTCGCCGTCATGGGCTGCGTCGTCAACGGACCGGGCGAGGCCCGCGAGGCCGACCTGGGTGTTGCATCCGGCAACGGCAAGGGCCAGATCTTCGTCAAGGGCGAGGTCATCAAGACCGTGCCGGAGGCCGAGATCGTGCAGACCCTGATCGCGGAGGCCAACCGCCTGGCGGCCGAGATGCCCGACGTGACCTCCGGTGAGCCGACGGTCACGGTGGGCGCGCACTAG
- a CDS encoding RNB domain-containing ribonuclease has product MPDRRTHVTASAAQSELAEALAALRTSLDLPDGFPAAVEDEAAAAAGSLRLPSRDLTAVEFLTIDPEGSTDLDQAVHIERTTDGYLVSYAIADVPALVHPGGAVDGEARKRGQTIYAADGRIPLHPSAIGEHAGSLLAGEDRSAYVWELALDADGRQVSVSVARAAIRSRRQWSYPEAQAAIDDGSGPETLQLLKEVGQLRIQCERERGGASLNAPDEEIVFRDGAYTLERRAPLPVEEWNAQISLLTGMAAAGLMLDARVGILRTMPPPSDDAIAGFRAQTAALGLPWPEDVSYGEYLRTLDHGDPRALAVMQAATGLFRGAGYVVMAGEAPVDPLQSAVAAPYAHTTAPLRRLVDRWVLVICEALSAGRPVPEWVTDSLGELPAIMGTSSRVAAQLGAASVDRVEAALLSDRIGDEFDATVLAIRNGDMNVQLADPAVVASMPRPDSVLPGTVVRVRLTAASIPDGRVALVVA; this is encoded by the coding sequence ATGCCCGACCGCAGAACGCACGTCACCGCCTCAGCAGCCCAGAGCGAGCTCGCGGAGGCATTGGCTGCGCTGCGCACCTCGCTCGACCTCCCCGACGGCTTCCCGGCCGCCGTCGAGGACGAAGCGGCGGCCGCGGCGGGCAGCTTGCGACTCCCCTCCCGGGATCTGACGGCGGTCGAGTTCCTCACCATCGACCCGGAGGGCTCGACCGACCTCGACCAGGCCGTGCACATCGAGCGCACGACGGACGGCTATCTGGTCAGCTACGCCATCGCCGACGTTCCGGCACTTGTGCATCCCGGAGGGGCGGTCGACGGCGAGGCGCGCAAGCGCGGGCAGACGATCTACGCGGCGGACGGCCGCATCCCGCTGCACCCGTCGGCCATCGGCGAGCACGCCGGTTCGCTGCTCGCCGGCGAGGACCGCAGCGCGTACGTCTGGGAGCTGGCCCTGGATGCCGACGGCCGCCAGGTCTCCGTATCCGTCGCGCGCGCCGCCATCCGGTCGCGCCGCCAGTGGTCGTATCCGGAGGCGCAGGCCGCGATCGACGACGGCTCAGGGCCGGAGACGCTGCAGCTGCTCAAGGAGGTGGGCCAGCTGCGCATCCAGTGCGAGCGGGAGCGCGGAGGCGCCAGCCTGAACGCGCCGGACGAGGAGATCGTGTTCCGCGACGGCGCGTACACGCTCGAGCGCCGGGCTCCCCTGCCGGTCGAGGAGTGGAACGCCCAGATCTCGCTGCTCACCGGGATGGCCGCAGCCGGACTGATGCTGGATGCGCGGGTCGGCATCCTGCGAACGATGCCGCCTCCCTCGGACGACGCGATCGCCGGGTTCCGCGCGCAGACGGCAGCACTCGGCCTTCCCTGGCCAGAGGACGTGTCGTACGGCGAGTATCTGCGCACCCTGGACCACGGGGACCCGCGCGCTCTCGCGGTGATGCAGGCGGCCACCGGGCTGTTCCGCGGGGCCGGCTACGTGGTGATGGCGGGCGAGGCGCCCGTTGACCCTCTCCAGTCGGCGGTCGCCGCTCCGTATGCGCACACCACCGCTCCCCTGCGCAGGCTCGTGGACCGATGGGTGCTGGTGATCTGCGAGGCGCTGAGCGCTGGGCGACCGGTGCCGGAATGGGTGACGGACTCGCTCGGCGAACTTCCCGCGATCATGGGGACGTCCTCGCGCGTCGCGGCGCAGCTCGGCGCGGCGAGCGTCGACCGCGTCGAGGCCGCCCTGCTCAGCGACAGGATCGGCGACGAGTTCGACGCGACGGTGCTCGCCATCCGGAACGGCGACATGAACGTGCAGCTGGCCGACCCTGCCGTGGTCGCGTCGATGCCACGCCCGGACTCCGTGCTGCCGGGAACGGTCGTGCGGGTGCGCCTCACGGCCGCGAGCATCCCGGACGGGCGCGTGGCGCTGGTCGTCGCGTAG
- a CDS encoding proline--tRNA ligase: MPTRLTNYFLRTLREDPSDAEVTSHRLLVRAGYIRRQAPGIFAWLPLGLRVKGKIEAIIREEMSAAGAHEVHFPALLPREPYEVTGRWEEYGDALFRLQDRKGADYLLAPTHEEAFTLLVKDLYSSYKDLPLAIYQIQDKYRDEARPRAGLLRGREFTMKDAYTFDYTDAGLDASYQKQRDAYERIFTRLGLSYVIVQADAGAMGGSRSEEFLHPTVVGEDTFVRSEGGYAANVEAFTTLAPAARSYEKLTPQEVLDTPNTPTIQTLVDVANEKHPRPDGRAWTAADTLKNVVLAVTHLDGTRELVVVGLPGDREVEMKRAEVAFAPGEVEPATDADFQKHPGLVKGYIGPWGVDGPVLGEESATGIRYLVDPRVVDGSGWITGANIDGKHVFGLVAGRDFSWDGTVEVAEVKEGDPAPDGSGPVELARGMEIGHVFQLGRKYADAFGLKVLDENGKLVTVTMGSYGIGVTRILAIIAEENNDDKGLIWPESVAPFDVHVVAAGRDQVAFDVAEQVTATLEEAGLDVLFDDRPKVSPGVKFGDAELIGVPRVLVVGRGAADGEVELWNRRTGSRETLPIADALAALTA, translated from the coding sequence GTGCCTACACGCCTGACGAACTACTTCCTCCGCACCCTCCGTGAAGACCCCTCCGACGCCGAGGTCACCAGCCACAGGCTGCTGGTTCGCGCCGGATACATCCGACGCCAGGCGCCGGGCATCTTCGCGTGGCTGCCGCTCGGCCTGCGCGTCAAGGGCAAGATCGAGGCCATCATCCGCGAGGAGATGTCGGCCGCGGGAGCGCACGAGGTGCACTTCCCCGCCCTGCTGCCGCGTGAGCCGTACGAGGTCACCGGCCGCTGGGAGGAGTACGGCGACGCGCTCTTCCGCCTGCAGGACCGCAAGGGCGCGGACTACCTGCTCGCGCCGACGCACGAAGAGGCGTTCACGCTGCTCGTGAAAGACCTGTACTCCAGCTATAAAGACCTGCCGCTGGCGATCTACCAGATCCAGGACAAGTACCGCGACGAGGCACGCCCCCGTGCCGGCCTCCTGCGCGGCCGCGAGTTCACGATGAAGGACGCGTACACCTTCGACTACACCGACGCCGGACTCGACGCCAGCTACCAGAAGCAGCGGGACGCATACGAGCGCATCTTCACCAGGCTCGGCCTCTCCTACGTGATCGTGCAGGCGGACGCCGGTGCGATGGGCGGTTCGCGCAGCGAGGAGTTCCTGCACCCGACCGTGGTCGGCGAGGACACCTTCGTGCGCTCGGAGGGCGGATACGCGGCCAACGTCGAGGCGTTCACCACCCTCGCGCCCGCCGCCCGCTCGTACGAGAAGCTGACGCCGCAGGAGGTGCTCGACACCCCGAACACGCCCACCATCCAGACCCTGGTGGATGTGGCCAACGAGAAGCACCCGCGGCCGGACGGCCGCGCCTGGACGGCGGCGGACACGCTCAAGAACGTGGTGCTCGCCGTCACCCACCTGGACGGGACGCGCGAGCTGGTCGTCGTCGGGCTTCCCGGCGACCGCGAGGTCGAGATGAAGCGCGCAGAGGTGGCGTTCGCGCCCGGTGAGGTCGAGCCGGCGACGGACGCCGACTTCCAGAAGCACCCCGGCCTGGTCAAGGGCTACATCGGCCCGTGGGGCGTCGACGGTCCCGTGCTCGGCGAGGAGTCCGCCACGGGCATCCGGTATCTGGTCGACCCCCGCGTCGTGGACGGCTCCGGCTGGATCACCGGCGCGAACATCGACGGCAAGCACGTCTTCGGGCTCGTCGCCGGCCGCGACTTCTCGTGGGACGGCACCGTCGAGGTCGCCGAGGTCAAGGAGGGCGACCCCGCCCCGGACGGCTCCGGCCCCGTCGAGCTGGCGCGCGGAATGGAGATCGGTCACGTCTTCCAGCTCGGCCGCAAGTACGCGGACGCGTTCGGCCTCAAGGTGCTGGACGAGAACGGCAAGCTCGTCACGGTCACGATGGGCTCGTACGGGATCGGCGTCACGCGCATCCTCGCGATCATCGCCGAGGAGAACAACGACGACAAGGGCCTGATCTGGCCGGAGTCCGTCGCGCCGTTCGACGTGCACGTCGTCGCCGCCGGCCGCGATCAGGTGGCGTTCGACGTGGCGGAGCAGGTGACGGCGACTCTCGAGGAGGCCGGCCTGGACGTGCTGTTCGACGACCGCCCCAAGGTCTCGCCCGGCGTGAAGTTCGGCGACGCCGAGCTGATCGGCGTCCCGCGCGTGCTGGTGGTCGGCCGCGGTGCTGCCGACGGCGAGGTCGAGCTCTGGAACCGCAGGACGGGCTCCCGCGAGACCCTGCCGATCGCGGACGCGCTGGCTGCGCTCACGGCGTAG